A single Micromonospora luteifusca DNA region contains:
- a CDS encoding zinc-binding alcohol dehydrogenase, with translation MGLHRVVQPTGVLPQAAWRLDTSAAIAPNEVRIRVQRLNLDAASFRQLSEKHGGDGDAVRAEVLEIIATRGKMQNPVTGSGGMLIGTVEESGRRSPLGLKPGQRVASLVSLTLTPLVVTDGLARWDGRSEQVPCDGWAILFARSIAAVLPDDEDPQLSLAVLDVCGAPALTARVVSRHVEDRRRVGDPTPVRVAVIGGAGKSGSLSLAAARRAGAARTVGVVPVAAERDALTAAGLASVVALADARDPVGLSTAVTTALGAPADVTVVCVDVPGCEHGAVLATADGGTVIFFSMATSFSAAALGAEGLAADVTMLVGNGYVPGHAELALGLLRAEPGVRQLFAARIAAD, from the coding sequence GTGGGACTGCACCGCGTCGTGCAACCGACGGGGGTGCTGCCGCAGGCGGCTTGGCGCCTGGACACGTCGGCGGCGATCGCACCGAACGAGGTGCGGATCCGGGTGCAGCGGCTCAACCTGGACGCGGCGAGCTTCCGGCAGTTGTCGGAGAAGCACGGTGGGGACGGCGACGCGGTCCGGGCCGAGGTGCTGGAGATCATCGCGACGCGGGGGAAGATGCAGAACCCGGTGACCGGTTCCGGCGGGATGCTGATCGGCACGGTCGAGGAGTCCGGCCGGCGTTCCCCGCTCGGGCTCAAGCCGGGGCAGCGGGTCGCCAGCCTGGTGTCGTTGACGCTGACCCCGCTGGTCGTGACCGACGGGCTGGCCCGCTGGGACGGGCGCAGCGAGCAGGTGCCGTGTGACGGGTGGGCGATCCTGTTCGCCCGTTCCATCGCGGCGGTGCTGCCCGACGACGAGGACCCGCAGTTGTCCCTGGCCGTGCTGGACGTGTGCGGGGCGCCCGCGTTGACCGCGCGGGTGGTGTCGCGTCATGTCGAGGACCGGCGTCGTGTCGGTGACCCGACGCCGGTGCGGGTCGCGGTGATCGGCGGGGCGGGCAAGAGTGGGTCGCTGTCTCTGGCGGCGGCGCGGCGGGCAGGCGCCGCGCGTACCGTCGGGGTGGTGCCGGTCGCGGCGGAGCGCGACGCGCTGACGGCCGCCGGCCTGGCGTCGGTGGTGGCGTTGGCCGACGCGCGGGACCCGGTGGGGTTGTCCACCGCGGTGACCACCGCCCTGGGTGCCCCGGCGGACGTCACGGTCGTCTGTGTCGACGTGCCGGGGTGTGAGCACGGGGCGGTGTTGGCCACAGCCGACGGCGGCACAGTGATCTTCTTCTCGATGGCGACGAGTTTCTCCGCGGCCGCGTTGGGCGCCGAAGGGTTGGCCGCCGACGTGACGATGCTGGTGGGCAACGGGTACGTGCCGGGGCACGCGGAGTTGGCGCTGGGGCTGTTGCGCGCCGAGCCGGGGGTGCGTCAGCTGTTCGCGGCGCGGATCGCGGCAGACTGA
- a CDS encoding amidohydrolase has product MTNPSTLYRGGVLHCPADPSATALLVSGGRITWLGTDGDAPPADRVVDLGGALVTPAFVDAHVHATDTGLALAGLDLAGVRSAGQLLDAVAAFAAGLPGDAVVLGHGWDESTWSDPAVPDAAALGRAAGGRRVYVSQASLHSALVSSALLAACPQVVQAAGYDASGWLRRDAHHVVRAAAQGSVSRAQRVAAQRVALAHAASLGIAAVHECGGPEISDEEDFTGLLGISGAGLPEVYGYWGELGGAARARELGAVGAGGDLFADGALGSRTAHVSQAYGDGDGCGHGYLTAEQVRDHLLDCVAHGLQGGFHAIGDAAIGTVLDGFAGAARTVGVERLRAARHRIEHAEVMNKRLIAGFVEYGIVASMQPAFDRLWGGAGRMYESRLGLDRSLESNPMGAMHGVGVALAFGSDSPVTPLDPWGSVRAAAAHHNPAQRMSVRAAFAAHTRGGWRAVHLDVEGVLALGAPATFAVWATPAGVERGLPVLLAEDPELRGPDDPTPLPTCRSLVLRGEVIYEEGSS; this is encoded by the coding sequence ATGACGAACCCCTCGACGTTGTACCGCGGCGGCGTGCTGCACTGCCCCGCCGACCCGAGCGCCACCGCGCTGCTGGTGTCCGGTGGGCGGATTACCTGGTTGGGCACCGACGGTGACGCGCCGCCGGCCGACCGGGTGGTGGACCTGGGTGGGGCGTTGGTGACGCCGGCGTTCGTCGACGCGCACGTGCACGCCACCGACACCGGGTTGGCGTTGGCCGGGCTGGATCTGGCCGGGGTGCGCTCGGCGGGGCAGTTGCTGGACGCGGTGGCCGCGTTCGCGGCGGGTCTGCCGGGCGACGCGGTGGTGCTGGGGCACGGCTGGGACGAGTCGACCTGGTCGGATCCGGCGGTGCCGGACGCGGCGGCGTTGGGTCGGGCGGCCGGTGGGCGGCGGGTGTATGTGTCGCAGGCGTCGCTGCACTCGGCGTTGGTGTCGTCGGCGCTGCTGGCGGCGTGCCCGCAGGTGGTGCAGGCGGCCGGTTACGACGCGTCCGGGTGGTTGCGTCGCGACGCGCACCATGTGGTGCGGGCGGCGGCGCAGGGGTCGGTGAGTCGGGCGCAGCGGGTCGCCGCGCAGCGGGTGGCCCTTGCCCACGCGGCGTCGCTGGGTATCGCGGCGGTGCACGAGTGCGGTGGCCCGGAGATCTCCGACGAGGAGGACTTCACGGGCCTGCTGGGCATCTCCGGTGCGGGGTTGCCGGAGGTGTACGGGTACTGGGGTGAGCTGGGTGGTGCGGCGCGGGCCCGGGAGTTGGGCGCGGTGGGTGCCGGTGGTGACCTGTTCGCCGACGGGGCGTTGGGGTCGCGGACAGCGCACGTGTCGCAGGCGTACGGCGATGGTGACGGCTGCGGGCACGGATACCTGACGGCCGAGCAGGTGCGTGATCATCTGTTGGACTGCGTGGCGCACGGCCTGCAGGGTGGGTTCCACGCGATCGGTGACGCGGCGATCGGCACGGTCCTCGACGGTTTCGCCGGTGCCGCGCGAACGGTGGGTGTGGAGCGGTTGCGGGCCGCCCGGCACCGTATCGAGCACGCCGAGGTCATGAACAAGCGGTTGATCGCGGGGTTCGTGGAGTACGGGATCGTGGCGAGCATGCAGCCGGCGTTCGACCGGTTGTGGGGCGGCGCGGGTCGGATGTACGAGTCGCGGCTGGGTCTGGACCGGTCGTTGGAGTCGAACCCGATGGGCGCGATGCACGGTGTGGGTGTGGCGTTGGCGTTCGGGTCGGATTCGCCGGTGACGCCGCTGGACCCGTGGGGGTCGGTGCGGGCCGCGGCGGCGCACCACAACCCGGCGCAGCGGATGAGTGTGCGGGCGGCGTTCGCCGCGCACACCCGTGGCGGGTGGCGGGCGGTGCACCTGGACGTCGAGGGGGTCCTCGCGTTGGGTGCGCCGGCGACGTTCGCGGTGTGGGCGACGCCGGCCGGGGTGGAGCGGGGCCTGCCGGTGCTGCTGGCCGAGGACCCGGAGTTGCGGGGTCCGGACGATCCGACGCCGTTGCCGACGTGCCGGAGCCTGGTGCTGCGCGGTGAGGTCATCTACGAGGAAGGGTCATCGTGA
- a CDS encoding lysine 5,6-aminomutase subunit alpha — protein MSKLDLDPVLVARARELARRAGQPVVDLARSHTTVSVERAVLRLAGVTGADPDGIPWVNRLVDAVAADVGLGHGVAVPVFDALVREGSTDVTLLAQKAAAGSVRFTQPTGRAATAARSAARRAVGAGIRRIDRRRAERDRLVKRHGDPAQRPWIYLIVATGDIYEDIPQAQAAARAGADVIAVIRSTGQSLLDYVPEGATREGFAGTYATQENFRLMRAALDESSKEVGRYVRLTNYASGLCMPEMAALAGLERLDMMLNDSMYGILFRDINPVRTFVDQRFSRQVHARAGIIINTGEDNYLTTADAVDEAHTVTVSQLLNEYFAHEAGLADWQLGLGHAFEINPEVPESFRLELAHALLARELFPDAPLKWMPPTKHMTGDVFRGNLLDGFFNLAGALTGQGILLVGMMTEAVVTPWLSDRDIALQNVRYVLGAAGGLHEDFVPAPGGFIRRRANQVLGEALDLLERIGEQTLLTAIAEGTFGIMKRPADRGKGLSGVAAHEADYCNPATDILEAGA, from the coding sequence ATGAGCAAGCTTGATCTTGATCCGGTGCTGGTGGCGCGGGCGCGGGAGTTGGCGCGTCGGGCCGGGCAGCCGGTGGTGGACCTGGCGCGCAGCCACACCACGGTGTCGGTGGAGCGGGCGGTGCTGCGGCTGGCCGGCGTGACCGGCGCCGACCCGGACGGCATCCCGTGGGTCAACCGTCTCGTCGACGCGGTCGCCGCGGACGTGGGGCTGGGCCACGGGGTGGCGGTGCCGGTGTTCGACGCCCTGGTCCGGGAGGGCAGCACCGACGTGACGTTGCTGGCGCAGAAGGCCGCCGCCGGGTCGGTGCGTTTCACCCAGCCCACCGGTCGGGCCGCCACGGCGGCCCGGTCGGCGGCGCGCAGGGCGGTCGGCGCGGGCATCCGGCGTATTGACCGGCGGCGCGCCGAGCGGGACCGTCTCGTGAAGCGCCACGGTGATCCGGCGCAGCGGCCGTGGATCTACCTGATCGTGGCGACCGGTGACATCTACGAGGACATCCCGCAGGCGCAGGCCGCCGCGCGGGCGGGCGCGGACGTGATCGCGGTGATCCGCTCCACCGGGCAGTCGCTGCTGGACTACGTGCCGGAGGGCGCGACCCGGGAGGGGTTCGCCGGCACGTACGCCACGCAGGAGAACTTCCGGCTGATGCGTGCCGCCCTCGACGAGTCGTCGAAGGAGGTCGGCCGCTACGTGCGGTTGACCAACTACGCGTCCGGGTTGTGCATGCCGGAGATGGCGGCCCTGGCGGGCCTTGAACGACTCGACATGATGTTGAACGACTCGATGTACGGGATCCTGTTCCGCGACATCAACCCGGTTCGCACGTTCGTCGACCAGCGGTTCTCCCGGCAGGTGCACGCCCGCGCCGGGATCATCATCAACACCGGTGAGGACAACTACCTGACCACCGCCGACGCGGTCGACGAGGCGCACACGGTGACGGTGTCGCAGCTGCTCAACGAGTACTTCGCGCACGAGGCGGGGTTGGCGGACTGGCAGTTGGGGTTGGGGCACGCGTTCGAGATCAACCCGGAGGTGCCGGAGTCGTTCCGGTTGGAGTTGGCGCACGCGTTGCTGGCCCGGGAGTTGTTCCCCGACGCGCCGCTGAAGTGGATGCCGCCGACGAAGCACATGACCGGCGACGTGTTCCGGGGCAACCTGCTCGACGGGTTCTTCAACCTGGCGGGCGCGCTGACCGGTCAGGGCATCCTGCTGGTGGGGATGATGACCGAGGCGGTGGTGACGCCATGGTTGTCCGACCGGGACATCGCCCTGCAGAACGTGCGGTACGTGCTGGGCGCGGCCGGTGGCCTGCACGAGGACTTCGTGCCGGCGCCCGGCGGGTTCATCCGACGCCGCGCCAACCAGGTCCTCGGTGAGGCGCTGGACCTGCTGGAACGCATCGGGGAGCAGACGTTGCTCACGGCGATCGCCGAGGGCACGTTCGGGATCATGAAGCGGCCCGCGGACCGCGGTAAGGGCCTGTCCGGGGTCGCCGCGCACGAGGCGGACTACTGCAACCCGGCCACCGACATTCTGGAGGCTGGCGCGTGA
- a CDS encoding OAM dimerization domain-containing protein, producing the protein MSGEQKQIVRPYGDTTGDGMVQVSFTLPVAHDKRAEGAAVQLANRMGIDPAMVVHAKPMGDGFTFFVVYGRVNHLVDLNAVQVVERDFALLSAKDVNTVIKQRLRRKLSVVGACIGTDAHTVGIDAILNVKGIAGEKGLEYYRELKVTNMGAQVSVPELVETARAEKADAVLVSQVVTQRDAHLHNTREMSAAFREALPAGRRPLLIVGGPRFDETMTDELGVDRIFGRGTTPGEVASYLVHALITQRKATP; encoded by the coding sequence GTGAGCGGGGAGCAGAAGCAGATCGTGCGGCCGTACGGGGACACCACCGGCGACGGGATGGTGCAGGTGTCGTTCACCCTGCCGGTGGCCCACGACAAGCGGGCCGAGGGCGCGGCGGTGCAGTTGGCCAACCGGATGGGCATCGACCCGGCGATGGTGGTGCACGCCAAGCCGATGGGCGACGGGTTCACCTTCTTCGTCGTCTACGGGCGGGTCAACCACCTGGTCGACCTCAACGCCGTGCAGGTGGTGGAACGGGACTTCGCGTTGCTGTCGGCGAAGGACGTCAACACGGTGATCAAGCAGCGGTTGCGGCGCAAGCTGTCCGTGGTCGGGGCGTGCATCGGCACCGACGCGCACACCGTGGGCATCGACGCGATCCTCAACGTCAAGGGCATCGCGGGGGAGAAGGGCCTGGAGTACTACCGGGAGTTGAAGGTCACCAACATGGGTGCGCAGGTCAGCGTGCCGGAGTTGGTGGAGACCGCCCGGGCGGAGAAGGCCGACGCGGTGCTCGTGTCGCAGGTGGTCACCCAACGCGACGCGCACCTGCACAACACCCGGGAGATGTCCGCCGCGTTCCGGGAGGCGTTGCCGGCGGGCCGGCGGCCGCTGCTGATCGTCGGCGGCCCCCGTTTCGACGAGACGATGACCGACGAGTTGGGCGTGGACCGCATCTTCGGTCGCGGCACCACCCCCGGCGAGGTGGCCAGCTACCTCGTGCACGCCCTGATCACGCAGCGGAAGGCGACACCATGA
- a CDS encoding hotdog domain-containing protein translates to MTDSRLGLTVTHRRYVPYSHAHYAGNLVDGAYALGLFGDVATEVCIRTDSDEGLFAGYSDVRFHAPIRAGDVVQVTAQVSRVGTRSRTLELSCAVVCRGRPDRSESAAEVLDPPIVAVTATGTVVVPAAGVSREE, encoded by the coding sequence ATGACCGACTCCAGGCTCGGGTTGACGGTGACACACCGGCGGTATGTGCCGTACTCGCACGCCCACTACGCCGGGAACCTCGTCGACGGGGCGTACGCCCTCGGACTGTTCGGCGACGTCGCCACCGAGGTGTGCATCCGCACCGACTCCGACGAGGGTCTGTTCGCCGGGTACTCCGACGTGCGGTTCCACGCGCCCATCCGCGCCGGTGACGTGGTGCAGGTGACCGCGCAGGTGTCGCGTGTCGGCACCCGCAGCCGCACCCTGGAGCTGAGCTGCGCGGTGGTGTGCCGGGGCCGCCCGGACCGCTCCGAGTCCGCCGCCGAGGTCCTCGACCCGCCGATCGTGGCGGTCACCGCGACCGGGACCGTGGTCGTTCCCGCCGCAGGTGTGAGTCGCGAGGAGTGA
- a CDS encoding glutamate mutase L, with product MSLAVCADVGSTYTKVAVVDLAAGVLVGAAAAPTTVGTDVLRGLDTAVAAATVGLDVRDVPWYVCSSAGGGLRLAVIGYEPLVTAQAGRRVGLSAGAHVVHVAAGRLGAADLTALRSARPDVVLLVGGTDGGDAETITHNATRLARARWRVPVVFAGNGDVRAQVTGLLEAAGVPVTGAENVLPRIGVLAPASARAAIRAVFLRHVIGGKRLSKGTRFARLVRAATPDVVLTGVEVLADTIGGDLAVVDVGGATTDVYSVLTPDERATGPAREVTGSLWRARTVEGDLGMRWSAPGVVRAAVEERLLAAGDADDLAAAAARRAADPAFLAVDDAERAVDARIATLAATVALRRHARGAATGERAGRDLRDVRLLVGSGGVLRHAPTDTSRQVLTAVLADHAGGWALPRAAATVVDADYVLAAGGLLAEEHRAAAGALLRHHLRTH from the coding sequence GTGAGCCTGGCGGTCTGCGCGGACGTCGGGTCCACGTACACCAAGGTCGCGGTGGTGGACCTTGCCGCCGGTGTGCTGGTGGGCGCGGCGGCCGCGCCCACCACGGTGGGCACCGACGTGCTGCGCGGCCTGGACACCGCGGTCGCGGCGGCCACCGTCGGGCTCGATGTGCGTGACGTGCCGTGGTACGTGTGCTCGTCGGCCGGTGGTGGGCTGCGGCTGGCCGTGATCGGCTACGAGCCGCTGGTCACCGCGCAGGCGGGCCGGCGGGTCGGGTTGTCCGCCGGCGCGCACGTGGTGCACGTGGCGGCAGGCCGGCTCGGCGCGGCGGACCTGACGGCGCTGCGGTCGGCCCGACCGGACGTGGTGCTGCTGGTCGGCGGCACCGACGGCGGCGACGCCGAGACGATCACCCACAACGCGACCCGCCTGGCCCGTGCCCGCTGGCGGGTACCTGTGGTGTTCGCCGGCAACGGTGACGTGCGCGCGCAGGTGACCGGGCTGCTGGAGGCCGCCGGGGTGCCGGTGACGGGCGCGGAGAACGTCCTACCACGGATCGGGGTGCTCGCCCCCGCGTCGGCGCGGGCGGCGATCCGCGCGGTGTTCCTGCGGCACGTCATCGGCGGTAAACGGCTGTCGAAGGGCACCCGGTTCGCGCGGCTGGTGCGGGCCGCCACCCCCGACGTGGTGCTCACCGGTGTGGAGGTGCTCGCCGACACCATCGGCGGTGATCTCGCCGTGGTCGACGTGGGTGGCGCCACCACCGACGTGTACTCGGTGCTCACCCCCGACGAGCGGGCCACCGGGCCGGCCCGGGAGGTCACCGGCAGCCTGTGGCGGGCCCGCACCGTGGAAGGTGACCTGGGCATGCGGTGGAGCGCCCCCGGGGTCGTGCGTGCCGCCGTCGAGGAGCGGCTGCTCGCCGCCGGTGACGCTGACGACCTGGCCGCCGCCGCGGCACGCCGGGCCGCCGACCCGGCGTTCCTGGCCGTCGACGACGCCGAACGGGCCGTGGACGCCCGCATCGCCACCCTCGCGGCGACGGTGGCGTTGCGCCGGCACGCCCGGGGTGCTGCCACGGGTGAGCGGGCCGGGCGGGACCTGCGCGACGTGCGGCTGCTGGTGGGTTCCGGTGGGGTGCTGCGGCACGCGCCGACGGACACGTCCCGGCAGGTGTTGACGGCGGTCCTCGCCGACCACGCCGGCGGGTGGGCGTTGCCGCGCGCCGCCGCCACGGTCGTCGACGCCGACTATGTGCTGGCCGCCGGGGGGTTGCTCGCCGAGGAGCACCGGGCGGCGGCGGGAGCGTTGCTGCGCCACCATCTCCGCACGCATTGA
- the lnt gene encoding apolipoprotein N-acyltransferase: MTTLDRDEALTPAALPRPVGTGGPLPLSVAAPLAVLAGLALLVAFPPYGVWPLAPVGVAMLAAAAHRRRLRAGAGLGFLTGVAFFAPLLAWTNLHTGYLPWVLLSLLQAGYLALLGVATAWVSPLADRSRWAWPALTGLLWVGQEALRDRTPFGGFPWGRLAFSQDTSPLLRLASLGGVPLVTFAVALVGGSLATAAWRGWAAARRTPQDDTSHAGGPQGDTPARRWAPVAVPAVVAVALTAGALLVPVATAGSGATVTVAIVQGNVPRLGLDFNAQRQAVLNNHVDATIELAARVAAGQERQPDLVVWPENSSDIDPLRNPSAGTRISQAADAIHAPILVGAVLLGPGPGQVRNAGILWRPGTGADMSQLYTKRHPVPFAEYVPLRDVARMVSKQVDLIRSDFVGGSTPGVVRAGPAVLGDVICFEVAYDDVVRDTVIGGAQLLVVQTNNATFDVAEARQQLAMVRLRAVEHGRPALMASTVGVSGFVAPDGRVSDATGFNTREVVVRQLRLDDGRTLATRLGWWPEVALAALTVAALLGAAVLRRRQRVMPG, translated from the coding sequence GTGACGACCCTGGACCGGGATGAGGCCCTTACCCCGGCGGCGCTGCCCCGGCCGGTCGGTACCGGCGGGCCACTGCCGCTGAGCGTCGCCGCGCCCCTGGCCGTGCTCGCCGGGCTGGCCCTGCTGGTGGCGTTCCCCCCGTACGGGGTGTGGCCGCTCGCGCCGGTCGGTGTGGCGATGCTGGCCGCCGCCGCACACCGGCGCCGGTTGCGCGCCGGCGCCGGCCTGGGCTTCCTCACCGGGGTGGCGTTCTTCGCCCCGCTGCTGGCCTGGACGAACCTGCACACCGGTTACCTGCCGTGGGTGCTGCTGTCTCTGCTGCAGGCCGGTTACCTGGCGCTGCTGGGCGTGGCCACCGCCTGGGTGTCGCCGCTGGCCGACCGCAGCCGCTGGGCGTGGCCGGCGCTGACCGGGCTGCTGTGGGTGGGGCAGGAGGCGCTGCGCGACCGCACCCCGTTCGGGGGGTTCCCGTGGGGGCGGCTGGCGTTCAGCCAGGACACCTCGCCGCTGCTGCGCCTGGCCTCGCTGGGCGGTGTGCCGCTGGTGACCTTCGCGGTGGCGCTCGTCGGCGGGTCGCTGGCCACCGCCGCCTGGCGGGGCTGGGCCGCCGCCCGACGTACCCCCCAGGACGACACGTCGCACGCTGGCGGCCCGCAGGGTGACACACCTGCGCGGCGGTGGGCGCCGGTGGCCGTACCGGCCGTCGTGGCGGTCGCGTTGACCGCCGGGGCTCTGCTGGTGCCGGTCGCCACCGCCGGGTCGGGCGCCACCGTCACCGTGGCGATCGTGCAGGGCAACGTTCCGCGGCTGGGCCTGGACTTCAACGCCCAACGGCAGGCGGTGCTGAACAACCACGTCGACGCCACCATTGAGTTGGCCGCGCGGGTCGCCGCCGGTCAGGAACGCCAACCCGACCTGGTGGTGTGGCCGGAGAACTCCAGCGACATCGACCCGCTGCGCAACCCCAGCGCCGGGACGCGGATCTCCCAGGCCGCCGACGCCATTCACGCGCCGATCCTCGTCGGCGCGGTGCTGCTCGGCCCCGGCCCCGGGCAGGTCCGCAACGCGGGCATCCTGTGGCGGCCCGGCACCGGCGCGGACATGAGTCAGCTGTACACGAAGCGCCACCCGGTGCCGTTCGCCGAGTACGTGCCGCTGCGCGACGTCGCCCGGATGGTCAGCAAGCAGGTCGACCTGATCCGCAGCGACTTCGTGGGCGGAAGCACCCCGGGCGTGGTACGCGCCGGCCCGGCCGTGCTCGGTGACGTGATCTGCTTCGAGGTCGCCTACGACGACGTGGTCCGCGACACCGTCATCGGCGGCGCCCAACTGCTGGTGGTGCAGACCAACAACGCCACCTTCGACGTGGCGGAGGCCCGCCAGCAGTTGGCCATGGTGCGGCTGCGGGCCGTGGAGCACGGGCGGCCGGCGTTGATGGCGTCCACGGTCGGCGTGTCCGGGTTCGTCGCACCCGACGGGCGGGTAAGCGATGCCACCGGGTTCAACACCCGGGAGGTCGTGGTGCGGCAGTTGCGGCTCGACGACGGACGTACCCTCGCCACCCGCCTAGGTTGGTGGCCGGAGGTGGCGCTCGCCGCGCTGACCGTGGCGGCCCTGCTCGGCGCGGCAGTGCTGCGCCGGCGGCAGCGGGTCATGCCCGGATAG
- a CDS encoding polyprenol monophosphomannose synthase, which yields MIQATDTIRRPDEVPGVGRVLVVVPTYNEADNIAAIVGRVRRAAPAVQILIADDNSPDGTGAIADALADGDAHVQVMHRQGKQGLGAAYLAGFGWARERGYQAVVEMDADGSHAPEDLPALLDAARDADVVIGSRWTRGAQVVNWPLRRLLLSRGGNLYARLALGMPVSDATGGYRVYRISALDAIDLESVTSQGYSFQVELSRLAHRAGVRIVEVPITFAERERGDSKMSPRIVAEALWRITAWGLQDRRQAVRRGLHGTSTGQARWP from the coding sequence ATGATCCAGGCGACCGATACGATCCGACGCCCGGACGAGGTGCCCGGGGTGGGCCGGGTGCTGGTGGTGGTCCCCACCTACAACGAGGCCGACAACATCGCCGCGATCGTGGGCCGGGTCCGGCGCGCCGCCCCGGCGGTGCAGATCCTCATCGCCGACGACAACAGCCCCGACGGCACCGGTGCGATCGCCGACGCCCTGGCCGACGGCGACGCGCACGTGCAGGTGATGCACCGCCAGGGCAAACAGGGCCTCGGTGCCGCGTACCTGGCCGGGTTCGGTTGGGCGCGGGAGCGGGGCTATCAGGCGGTCGTGGAGATGGACGCCGACGGCTCGCACGCCCCGGAGGACCTGCCGGCGCTGCTGGACGCCGCCCGCGACGCCGACGTGGTGATCGGGTCGCGGTGGACCAGGGGTGCGCAGGTGGTCAACTGGCCGCTGCGGCGGCTGCTGCTGTCGCGCGGCGGCAACCTGTACGCGCGTCTCGCCCTGGGCATGCCCGTCTCGGACGCCACCGGCGGTTACCGGGTGTACCGGATCAGCGCGTTGGACGCCATCGACCTGGAGTCGGTGACGTCGCAGGGCTACTCGTTCCAGGTGGAGTTGTCCCGGCTGGCGCACCGGGCCGGGGTACGCATCGTGGAGGTGCCGATCACCTTCGCCGAACGGGAACGCGGGGACAGCAAGATGAGCCCGCGGATCGTGGCCGAAGCGCTCTGGCGGATCACCGCCTGGGGGCTGCAGGACCGGCGGCAGGCGGTACGCCGTGGCCTGCACGGCACCTCCACCGGTCAGGCGCGGTGGCCGTGA
- a CDS encoding FxsA family protein has product MRRGLRFVPLALLLAVVLELAVFVGVGRALGFGAAVLLVFAASLLGLVLLRREGMRAWRGFRSAAAAGQPPGGQVTDGLVGLAGALLLAVPGLVSGLIGLLLLVPPVRRLARAGVRRTTERRVSSMVAGDLFGPRTVRVRQGAPQPQPTPQPEQPVVVDGGRAIEGEIIEPGRH; this is encoded by the coding sequence ATGCGCCGAGGACTGAGGTTCGTGCCGTTGGCCCTGCTGCTGGCGGTGGTGCTGGAGTTGGCGGTGTTCGTCGGTGTCGGGCGGGCGCTGGGTTTCGGGGCAGCCGTGCTGCTGGTGTTCGCCGCGTCCCTGCTGGGGCTGGTGCTGCTGCGCCGCGAGGGGATGCGCGCCTGGCGCGGTTTCCGCTCCGCCGCGGCCGCCGGCCAACCACCGGGCGGGCAGGTGACCGACGGGCTGGTGGGTTTGGCCGGCGCCCTGTTGCTGGCGGTGCCCGGCCTGGTCAGCGGCCTGATCGGGTTGCTGCTGCTGGTGCCGCCGGTGCGTCGACTGGCCCGCGCCGGGGTGCGACGCACCACCGAGCGGCGGGTGTCGTCGATGGTCGCCGGTGACCTGTTCGGGCCCCGCACGGTGCGGGTGCGCCAGGGAGCGCCGCAACCGCAACCGACCCCGCAGCCGGAGCAGCCGGTGGTGGTCGACGGCGGCCGGGCCATCGAGGGCGAGATCATCGAGCCGGGCCGGCACTGA
- a CDS encoding RNA polymerase-binding protein RbpA, translating to MGERMLRGSRLGAVSYESDRNTELAPRQTREYLCAKGHQFEVPFAVDAEVPMTWECKFDGSVARLVDGNEPEQKKAKPPRTHWDMLLERRSIAELEDILEERLQEVRTRRGRA from the coding sequence ATGGGCGAGCGTATGCTGCGCGGAAGCCGCCTTGGCGCGGTGAGCTATGAATCCGACCGCAACACGGAGCTCGCGCCGCGTCAGACCCGCGAGTACCTCTGCGCCAAGGGCCACCAGTTCGAGGTGCCGTTTGCCGTCGACGCCGAGGTTCCGATGACCTGGGAATGCAAGTTCGACGGCAGCGTCGCCCGACTCGTCGACGGCAACGAGCCGGAGCAGAAGAAGGCCAAGCCGCCGCGTACCCACTGGGACATGCTGCTGGAGCGGCGCTCGATCGCCGAGCTTGAGGACATCCTCGAGGAGCGTCTCCAGGAGGTTCGGACTCGTCGCGGCCGCGCCTGA